From the genome of Paraburkholderia sp. ZP32-5:
GGAAGGAGACAGGTATGGAAGGAGCGACGCTTCTCGCTGATGTAGGCGCCGTGCGCAATATCGAAAACCGCGCCTATGCGAAAACGGGCTGGCGAATTATCCCGGTTCTGCTTATTTGCGGTTTGCTCGCGTATCTCGATCGCGTCAATGTCGGCTTCGCGAAATTGCAGATGCTGGACAGCCTGGGATTCAACGAGACGGTTTATGGGCTGGGTGCAGGTATCTTCTTTATCGGGTACTTCATTTTCGAGGTGCCGAGTAACCTGATCCTCTATCGGGTCGGGCCGCGCCGCTGGATCGCCCGCATCGCGATCACGTGGGGCCTGCTGTCGGTCGCCATGATGTTCGTTCGTACGCCGCTGGCGTTCTATGTGCTGCGTTTCCTGCTTGGCGCCGCGGAAGCCGGCTTCTATCCTGGCATGATCCTGTATCTGACCTATTGGTATCCCGCGCAACGGCGCGGTAAGGTCATGGCCATCTTCCTGACGTCCGTGCCGATCTCGGGAATCGTTGGGGGACCGCTGTCGGGGTGGGTCATGCACTCGCTTTCCGGTGTACACGGGCTCGGCGGCTGGCAATGGCTCTTTCTTGTCGAAGGCATTCCGTCGGTTCTGATGGGCATCGTGGTGCTGTTCGTGCTGAAAGACAGTGTTGCACAGGCAGACTGGTTGACAAGTGAAGAGAAAAATATTCTGACGGCCAATGTCGAAGCAGACGGCAAGCAGAAGGAGCATGTGTCGTTCGCGGCCGCACTCAGGAACGCGCGCATCTGGCTGCTATGCATCACGTACTTCTGCATCATGATGGGCGTGACCGCGATGATTTTCTGGATGCCGTCGATCATCAACGCGTCCGGTGTCAAGGATCCGCTTCAGATCGGCATCTATTCGGCGATTCCCTATCTGTGCGCCGTGATCGGCATGATCGGCTTCGGCATCAGTTCGGATCGGCTGCATGAACGCAGATGGCATGTTGCGATTCCGTGCGCGCTTGGAGCGATCGGCCTCATTGCGAGTACCACGCTCAGTGCGAATCTGGTCATGACGGTCATATCGCTGTCGCTCGCCATCACGGGGGTTCTCTCGGCGTTGACGATGTTCTGGGGCTGCCCGACCGCTATTTTCAAAGGTGTCGCGGCGGCCGGCGGAATTGCTCTGATCAATAGCGTGGGCAACCTCGCGGGTTTCGTCAGTCCGTACATGATCGGCTATATCAAGGATGCGACCGCCAGCACGAATATCGGTGTAGCGGTGGTCGCAGCCTTCCTCGCGTTCGGATCGCTTCTTATTTTCGCGGCCGCGCCTGCTCGTCTCGTCAATCGCTGAACGACGCACGTGAGCTGCATTGCGTTTGTCTGCGTGTCTGCATCGAGGTTTTCGTCGCCGACGAAAACCACAACCGGTATTGGCTCGATGCCGGTTGTGATTCGCTAACCTTGCGGCGCAAATTGCAGGCCCATTGATTCCATCGATTGGCTAGAACGACTGAAATTTCATCACCGGACTTTCCCCGAGCAGGAAGGGCCGGTTCAACTCTGCGGTCTCACGCAGGAAATCCCACAGCGCGGATATCCGCCGCAGATTTCGCAAATCCTCCCGGCAACACAACCAGAACCGGCGGGTGATGACCAATTCGTCCGGAAAAACCGCGCTCAGCCGCGGATCCGCCTCGGCGATGAAGCACGGCAGGATGGCCAGCGCCTTGCCTTGCAACGCTGCGTGATATTGCGCCACGATGCTCGTCGTGGACAGATTCGCCGTTGCGTCCGGGATGGTCCGATCGAGATAAAGCAGCTCGGGACTAAAAGCCAGATCGGTGACGTAGTTCAGATACTTGTGCCGGCGCAAATCCTGCATGTTCGACGACACGGGGTGGTCGCGCAAATACTCGGTGGTGCCATACAGCCTGAGCGCGTAGTCGCACAGTTTGGTCTGCACATACTGCCCGCGTTCGGGACGTTCGAGCAGGATCGCGATATCCGCTTCGCGCTTGGACAGGCTGACGAAGTGCGGAACGGGCAGCAGATCAATCGAGATTTCTGGGTGCGCCGCGGCAAAGCGCGCGAGTTGAGGCGCAAGGAAGAAGGAACCAAATCCTTCGGTCGAGCCGATTCTGACGTGTCCCGACAGCAGATCAGCGCCGCCGATAAATTGCTCGCTGGCCAGTTGCACTTCGCTCTCGATCCTGTCCGCGTGACAGAGCAGCCGCAGACCTTCCGCGGTCAACACGAAGCCCCGTGATCGCGATTTCTCGAACAACACCGTACGCAGCGAGTTCTCGAGTTCGCGCACCCTGCGCGCGACCGTGGTGTGATCGACTTCGAGGCGTTTTGCGGCCGCGCTGATAGTTTGGGTCCTTGCGACCGCAAGGAAATAGCGAAGGTCGTCCCAATCGATTCCGAGAAAGCCGCTTGTGGATTTTTGCATAACTGATGGGCGATTTAGGTCATTCCACGTGCAAATTCAGCTCACTATACTCGACCGCATCTCAGGCTCAAAGCTGCGCCGCGAAATAAACGCAGTCCGAAAAGAGATCCTGGTCGAAGTCAAATTTCGGCGCATCTTCGCGCCGGTAACTGGAGAGAGTTAGAAAATGAATGCGGTGACATCCGAAGCAAACCTGAAAGTCTCGAAGGTACCGTTGTTGATCAACGGCGAGTTCGCCGAGTCGCGCACGACGCAATGGCGCGATGTCGTAAATCCGGCGACTCAGGAGATTCTCGCGCAGGTACCGTTCGCGACGGCCGCGGAGGTCGACGCCGCCATTGAAACCGCGCATGTGGCTTTTGCTTCGTGGCGCAATACGTCGATCGGCGCAAGGATGCGGGTCA
Proteins encoded in this window:
- a CDS encoding MFS transporter, whose product is MEGATLLADVGAVRNIENRAYAKTGWRIIPVLLICGLLAYLDRVNVGFAKLQMLDSLGFNETVYGLGAGIFFIGYFIFEVPSNLILYRVGPRRWIARIAITWGLLSVAMMFVRTPLAFYVLRFLLGAAEAGFYPGMILYLTYWYPAQRRGKVMAIFLTSVPISGIVGGPLSGWVMHSLSGVHGLGGWQWLFLVEGIPSVLMGIVVLFVLKDSVAQADWLTSEEKNILTANVEADGKQKEHVSFAAALRNARIWLLCITYFCIMMGVTAMIFWMPSIINASGVKDPLQIGIYSAIPYLCAVIGMIGFGISSDRLHERRWHVAIPCALGAIGLIASTTLSANLVMTVISLSLAITGVLSALTMFWGCPTAIFKGVAAAGGIALINSVGNLAGFVSPYMIGYIKDATASTNIGVAVVAAFLAFGSLLIFAAAPARLVNR
- a CDS encoding LysR family transcriptional regulator, whose amino-acid sequence is MQKSTSGFLGIDWDDLRYFLAVARTQTISAAAKRLEVDHTTVARRVRELENSLRTVLFEKSRSRGFVLTAEGLRLLCHADRIESEVQLASEQFIGGADLLSGHVRIGSTEGFGSFFLAPQLARFAAAHPEISIDLLPVPHFVSLSKREADIAILLERPERGQYVQTKLCDYALRLYGTTEYLRDHPVSSNMQDLRRHKYLNYVTDLAFSPELLYLDRTIPDATANLSTTSIVAQYHAALQGKALAILPCFIAEADPRLSAVFPDELVITRRFWLCCREDLRNLRRISALWDFLRETAELNRPFLLGESPVMKFQSF